A single region of the Leptodactylus fuscus isolate aLepFus1 chromosome 5, aLepFus1.hap2, whole genome shotgun sequence genome encodes:
- the TRMT1 gene encoding tRNA (guanine(26)-N(2))-dimethyltransferase produces the protein MFAIVRRLNCLSQKGSLFKFTNLVRVSCAFMMEGVAPTQEETVITEGKAQVIYPNANQVFYNPVQEFNRDLTCAVITEFARMQLAEKGIDVVVPGEREKQKVVVDLSDNMEDCAELASEVTPAPPERRTVTVGEACLEGLRVLEGLAASGLRSIRFAHEVPGLQSIMANDFSVSAVELIKRNIQFNGVEHLVTASYSDARMLMYNRMGRHDRFDVIDLDPYGSPAMFLDAAVQSVSEGGLLCVTCTDMAVLAGNSGETCYSKYGSMSLKSKFCHEMALRILLHSIDLRANCYQRYIVPLLSISADFYIRVFVRVFTGQAKVKMSASKQAMVYNCVGCGTYHLQRMGRAVAHGNNMKYSAGTGPPIGTSCEFCQQRHQVGGPIWAEPLHDISFVQKILETSERNPKRFKTSDRIEGMLSMVTEELPIPLYYTLDTLGSTVRCNTPSLLQFRSALLHAGYKVSLSHACQSAVKTNAPPSVIWDLMRCWEKLYPAKREKLSETCPAYHILRTEPSIEANFEIREDANPKSRKMGLKRFQENPEANWGPKARAKAGGGISTSLEDRRKQHQNKRKGSPDDTSFKQFPCKKYKQGSCDLGDSCRYSHSLADSEVGSQDTPAADNNATVS, from the exons ATGTTTGCCATCGTTCGGAGGCTGAATTGTCTTTCACAGAAAGGTTCACTCTTCAAGTTTACAAATCTAGTGAGGGTTTCCTGTGCGTTCATGATGGAGGGGGTTGCGCCTACACAAGAAGAGACCGTCATCACAGAGGGCAAAGCCCAGGTCATCTATCCCAACGCCAACCAAGTGTTTTATAATCCAGTGCAGGAGTTCAACAGAGACTTGAC TTGTGCTGTCATCACAGAGTTTGCCCGTATGCAGCTGGCAGAGAAAGGCATTGACG TCGTGgtgccaggagagagggagaagcAGAAAGTTGTGGTGGATCTGTCAGACAATATGGAAGACTGTGCAGAGCTTGCCTCCGAGGTTACACCCGCTCCTCCAGAGAGACGCACTGTGACTGTAGGAGAAGCCTGTCTG GAGGGTCTCCGTGTTTTGGAGGGTTTGGCAGCTTCAGGGCTTCGTTCCATCCGTTTTGCCCACGAGGTCCCAGGACTGCAGAGTATCATGGCCAACGACTTCTCAGTCAGTGCAGTGGAGCTGATCAAAAGAAACATTCAGTTCAACGGCGTGGAGCACCTTGTGACCGCCAGCTACAGTGATGCCAG AATGCTGATGTATAACAGAATGGGAAGACATGATCGCTTTGATGTTATAGACCTGGATCCATATGGAAGCCCTGCCATGTTCCTGGATGCTGCGGTCCAGAGTGTCAGTGAAGGAG GGCTGCTCTGTGTTACCTGCACCGACATGGCCGTGCTCGCAGGTAACAGTGGGGAGACGTGCTATAGCAAATATGGCTCCATGTCCCTAAAGTCCAAATTCTGCCATGAAATG GCTCTGCGTATCCTCTTACACAGCATAGATCTCCGCGCCAATTGTTACCAGCGTTATATCGTTCCTCTGCTTAGCATCTCCGCTGACTTTTACATCCGTGTGTTTGTGCGAGTCTTCACCGGACAAGCCAAAGTAAAAATGTCTGCCAG TAAACAAGCCATGGTGTACAACTGTGTGGGCTGTGGGACATACCATCTGCAGCGTATGGGGAGAGCTGTCGCTCATGGAAACAA TATGAAGTACTCTGCCGGGACGGGACCGCCCATAGGAACCAGCTGCGAGTTCTGCCAACAGAGGCATCAGGTCGGAGGACCCATCTGGGCCGAGCCCCTCCATGATATATCATTTGTACAGAAGATCCTGGAAACTTCAGAAAGAAATCCAAAACGCTTTAAGACCTCAGACAGAATAGAGGGAATGCTGAGCATGGTGACTGAG GAGTTGCCTATCccgttatattacaccctggacACCCTAGGCAGCACCGTCCGATGTAACACTCCCTCACTGCTCCAGTTTCG GTCTGCCCTGCTACATGCTGGCTACAAGGTCTCACTGTCACATGCCTGTCAGAGTGCAGTAAAAACCAACGCCCCACCCTCTGTTATCTGGGACTTAATGAGATGCTGG GAGAAGCTGTATCCGGCAAAAAGGGAGAAGCTTTCGGAGACCTGCCCTGCATATCACATCCTCAGGACGGAGCCCAG CATTGAGGCTAATTTTGAAATCCGAGAAGATGCAAATCCAAAGTCACGGAAGATGGGCTTAAAGAGATTTCAGGAAAACCCGGAGGCCAACTGGGGACCCAAAGCCCGAGCCAAAGCCGG GGGAGGAATATCAACATCTCTGGAGGACAGAAGGAAACAACATCAGAACAAGAGAAAGGGCTCCCCGGACGATACAAGCTTCAAACAGTTTCCCTGCAAGAAATACAAACAG GGCTCCTGCGATTTGGGCGACAGCTGCCGTTATTCTCATTCACTTGCAGACTCAGAAGTAGGATCACAGGACACTCCCGCCGCAGACAATAATGCCACCGTCTCTTGA